In one window of Methanolobus mangrovi DNA:
- a CDS encoding CBS domain-containing protein, translated as MVLKVQDGMETDISIMDIQNEMSAREIMSKDIFGIDVTASVLDVARKMAENDTGSIIVNEDGDSVGIITEHDIITKTVIRNVLPAEMTAREIMSTPIIAINPATNIIQAAEMMVKSNIRRLAVMEGDQIVGMVTDRDIIAIAPGLNTILEGLIELHHENNVHQEPELERGICQRCGAFVDSLTNVNELMLCEDCKEEEGYYD; from the coding sequence ATGGTCTTGAAAGTTCAGGATGGCATGGAAACCGATATCTCCATTATGGATATCCAGAATGAGATGTCGGCCAGGGAAATAATGTCAAAAGATATTTTTGGCATTGATGTCACTGCCAGTGTTCTTGATGTTGCAAGAAAGATGGCGGAAAATGACACAGGCAGCATCATCGTTAACGAAGATGGTGATAGTGTTGGCATCATAACTGAACATGACATCATAACCAAGACCGTTATCAGAAATGTACTTCCTGCAGAGATGACTGCCAGAGAAATTATGTCAACCCCTATTATAGCAATAAATCCAGCAACAAACATAATCCAAGCTGCTGAAATGATGGTGAAATCCAACATTCGAAGGCTTGCTGTAATGGAAGGCGACCAAATAGTGGGAATGGTGACTGACAGGGATATAATAGCTATTGCTCCCGGCCTGAACACTATTCTGGAAGGTCTGATCGAACTGCATCATGAGAATAATGTTCATCAGGAACCAGAGCTTGAACGTGGCATATGCCAACGTTGCGGGGCTTTTGTTGACAGCCTGACGAATGTTAATGAATTGATGCTGTGTGAAGATTGTAAAGAGGAAGAAGGTTACTACGACTAG
- a CDS encoding CBS domain-containing protein: MNVKDIMSSPVFTIAPEETVAHARNLMLKHKISTLIVAENEEMIGIVTKTDLGKRLAQAEPMWRRRPIDKIPISMVMHENPITIYPGASVAQASDLMIENGINALAVVNREIVGVVTGTDIMRYFSEQDINTKVSEVMTEDIVFVHRHHTINHVIHEMEENKTNRVIVTDDSDEAVGMITTSSVAFNIMADNEGKLPSKSIKMTRRSSPAGQKEYRYVKEVPLVAEDIMSELPPAIDIKNRAVYAAKMMITEHTIALPVVNDGKIIGLISRRDILKVAQ; the protein is encoded by the coding sequence ATGAATGTGAAAGACATTATGAGTTCACCGGTCTTTACAATTGCGCCGGAAGAAACCGTAGCTCATGCAAGAAACCTGATGCTGAAGCATAAGATCAGTACCCTGATAGTTGCTGAAAATGAAGAAATGATTGGTATTGTCACAAAGACAGACCTTGGAAAAAGGCTTGCACAGGCCGAACCCATGTGGAGAAGAAGACCAATTGATAAAATTCCCATAAGCATGGTGATGCATGAAAACCCTATCACAATATACCCTGGTGCTTCTGTGGCCCAGGCAAGCGACCTGATGATAGAGAATGGTATAAACGCACTTGCCGTGGTGAACAGGGAAATCGTAGGCGTGGTAACCGGAACAGACATCATGCGATATTTCTCGGAGCAGGATATAAATACTAAAGTTTCAGAAGTGATGACAGAAGATATCGTGTTTGTCCACAGGCACCACACCATTAATCATGTGATCCATGAAATGGAAGAGAATAAGACAAACCGTGTTATCGTCACAGATGATAGTGATGAAGCTGTTGGAATGATCACAACAAGCAGTGTGGCATTCAACATAATGGCTGACAACGAAGGAAAACTTCCATCAAAGAGCATAAAAATGACCAGGCGTTCAAGTCCTGCAGGTCAAAAGGAATATCGCTACGTAAAAGAAGTTCCCCTTGTTGCCGAAGATATTATGTCAGAACTCCCACCAGCCATAGATATCAAGAATAGAGCAGTGTATGCAGCAAAAATGATGATAACAGAACATACGATTGCCCTGCCAGTTGTCAATGACGGGAAAATTATTGGCCTTATCAGCAGGAGAGACATACTTAAAGTAGCACAGTAA
- a CDS encoding RNA ligase codes for MKYYPEIKIDVEKVAKFLELPPSRIADLIEKRNLQQNWDEYDDIYRFEGHAPRLEDGTVLIDNHGSFELVIGFPKIKRAMLLEPALKSRFGELESVTVEEKMNGYNVRVVDYNGKLIAFTRSGHICPYSTERVQNFLKRDFFKDNPNIVVYGEMVGPENPYVQKYVYDIESLDFFVFDMRYKNTGEALSVSRRRELAEEYGFNQARLFGEFGIGEATEKITQIIKELGKKGREGVVIKDPEMVLQPMKYTCSESNCSDLHQAFKFYNETGRDYLFSRVVREGFQSYEWAESEEDFKKRCLRLGESMLRPMKETIAQVQTGERISDDFSIRVRDKKVIYKFKSYLGRLGLYVTFGLPEKRGNEYIINIRKINKSTNDKTLAMLEGQLWS; via the coding sequence ATGAAATACTATCCTGAAATAAAAATTGATGTTGAGAAGGTGGCGAAGTTCCTTGAACTCCCACCTTCCAGAATTGCAGATCTTATTGAAAAGAGGAATCTGCAGCAAAATTGGGATGAGTACGATGATATTTATCGGTTTGAAGGACACGCACCACGTCTTGAAGATGGAACCGTACTCATCGATAATCATGGCTCTTTTGAACTTGTAATAGGCTTTCCGAAAATAAAAAGAGCAATGCTTCTTGAACCCGCACTGAAGAGCAGATTCGGCGAATTAGAGTCAGTTACAGTTGAAGAGAAAATGAACGGATATAATGTCCGTGTCGTTGATTACAACGGGAAACTTATTGCTTTTACACGTAGCGGGCATATCTGTCCTTATTCTACAGAAAGGGTGCAGAATTTTCTTAAAAGGGATTTCTTCAAAGATAATCCCAATATCGTTGTATATGGAGAGATGGTGGGACCTGAAAATCCATATGTGCAAAAGTATGTATACGATATCGAGTCGCTTGATTTCTTTGTTTTTGACATGAGATATAAGAATACAGGAGAAGCCCTGTCAGTCTCCAGAAGAAGAGAGCTGGCGGAAGAATATGGGTTTAACCAGGCCAGGCTGTTCGGAGAATTTGGTATCGGTGAAGCAACAGAAAAGATTACTCAGATCATTAAAGAACTTGGGAAAAAAGGACGCGAAGGTGTCGTTATCAAAGATCCGGAGATGGTATTGCAACCAATGAAATACACATGTTCCGAGAGTAATTGTTCTGACCTGCACCAGGCATTCAAATTCTATAATGAAACAGGAAGAGATTACCTTTTCTCCAGGGTAGTGCGCGAGGGATTCCAGTCATATGAATGGGCGGAAAGTGAGGAGGATTTCAAGAAAAGATGTCTCAGACTCGGGGAAAGTATGCTCCGTCCGATGAAAGAAACCATAGCACAGGTTCAAACTGGTGAACGCATTTCCGATGATTTCAGCATACGTGTCAGGGATAAAAAGGTAATATACAAATTCAAATCATATCTCGGGAGATTAGGGCTTTATGTTACATTCGGGCTGCCGGAGAAAAGAGGTAACGAATACATCATCAACATCAGGAAGATAAACAAGAGCACAAATGATAAGACACTTGCAATGTTAGAAGGACAGTTGTGGTCATGA
- a CDS encoding stage II sporulation protein M: protein MKDIENRNRDRFKISPKDVKWSVRVFILSAISAFVFGILAYVLMLTFAEPEPVSEVIISTASAATAKVVATSDYISPMWAIFIFNSIAASCAVIGTGLFMMVHKMLISDINIRPKYRLYARFSILFEKTIMPVNRLLIEITNLADRDFSSIGRSDQDKKGTIWQYCGYGKDEYRMFAYMIPYTVPLLILIVNGFLMGILFAFFTFNGAMTGLQLFGMEGIAIGIVYNVIYFFISIVPHGIIEIPIILVAAALGYRFAYIQAHDVIDKELFTGNDIETLKKDASYIFDTTKEYILSGYTLKMLGIIILTLLIAAYIETYVTLGIVEKVMQELDGYVDLLLS, encoded by the coding sequence ATGAAAGATATAGAAAATAGAAACAGAGACAGATTCAAGATCAGTCCTAAAGATGTGAAATGGTCTGTCAGGGTATTCATACTGTCAGCGATTTCTGCCTTTGTTTTTGGCATCCTAGCTTACGTACTGATGCTGACATTTGCAGAACCGGAACCTGTAAGCGAGGTAATTATAAGTACGGCTTCTGCCGCAACGGCCAAAGTAGTTGCCACTTCAGATTACATCAGTCCTATGTGGGCCATATTTATCTTTAACAGCATTGCAGCTTCCTGCGCCGTCATCGGTACAGGACTTTTCATGATGGTACATAAGATGCTGATAAGTGACATCAATATCAGGCCAAAATATCGGCTATATGCCCGTTTCTCCATTCTCTTTGAAAAGACCATAATGCCTGTAAACAGATTACTTATCGAAATTACAAATCTGGCAGACAGGGATTTCTCCTCCATAGGAAGAAGCGATCAGGATAAGAAAGGAACTATCTGGCAATACTGTGGTTACGGAAAAGATGAATACCGAATGTTTGCCTACATGATTCCATATACCGTACCTCTTCTGATACTGATCGTAAATGGTTTTTTAATGGGCATTCTTTTTGCTTTCTTCACTTTTAACGGAGCTATGACAGGCCTCCAGTTGTTTGGAATGGAAGGCATTGCCATTGGAATTGTCTACAATGTGATCTACTTCTTCATTTCCATAGTCCCCCATGGAATTATCGAAATTCCCATAATCTTGGTGGCAGCAGCTCTTGGATACAGGTTCGCATACATCCAGGCCCATGATGTTATCGACAAAGAACTGTTCACTGGAAATGACATTGAGACTCTGAAAAAGGATGCATCATATATCTTTGATACAACAAAGGAATACATCCTGTCAGGATATACCTTGAAGATGTTGGGAATTATCATTTTGACTCTGCTGATTGCAGCGTATATTGAAACTTATGTGACGCTTGGAATTGTTGAAAAGGTTATGCAGGAGCTTGATGGTTACGTTGATCTATTGCTCTCCTGA
- a CDS encoding RAD55 family ATPase produces MRIPTGIEGFDDLVQGGFLSDRVYVLSGPPGSGKTTFGVQFLAQGAAIGEVGLYVTLLECPQNIINDMSNYAMNVPTLIKMQKLLFADLGPRMEYGYMDEVNEFVTTDYNLGKSSTESEAPSPSIVFKEIAAYVSEYDVKRLVIDSVSAIRFTSKDLSLQEKEMSRFIRNLKKLGCTTVLLSEMTDPTAYSTEQFAAHGVIFMHNFLYDKTMTRAIQVIKMRGTRHDCNMHNVSFTEKGLKVEGYLE; encoded by the coding sequence ATGCGGATACCTACAGGGATAGAGGGATTTGATGATTTGGTCCAGGGCGGTTTTCTTTCAGATAGAGTTTATGTACTGAGTGGCCCTCCGGGAAGCGGAAAAACAACATTTGGAGTCCAGTTCCTTGCTCAAGGGGCGGCTATTGGAGAAGTGGGACTGTATGTAACTTTACTGGAATGTCCTCAGAATATTATCAACGACATGTCCAATTATGCCATGAATGTTCCTACATTGATCAAAATGCAGAAGCTTTTGTTTGCCGATCTTGGTCCACGCATGGAATATGGCTATATGGATGAGGTCAATGAGTTTGTTACAACAGATTATAACCTCGGTAAAAGCTCAACTGAAAGTGAAGCCCCCTCCCCTTCAATCGTATTTAAGGAGATAGCTGCTTACGTTTCAGAGTATGATGTAAAACGGCTGGTCATTGATTCAGTATCAGCAATCAGATTTACATCAAAAGACCTGTCTCTGCAGGAAAAAGAGATGAGCAGGTTTATACGTAATCTTAAGAAACTGGGATGCACAACAGTTCTCTTATCTGAAATGACAGACCCAACTGCTTATTCCACGGAACAGTTCGCTGCTCATGGTGTTATTTTCATGCATAATTTCCTTTATGACAAGACCATGACCCGTGCTATTCAGGTTATTAAAATGCGCGGTACAAGGCATGATTGTAACATGCATAATGTTTCATTCACTGAAAAAGGGCTGAAGGTAGAGGGCTATCTTGAATGA
- a CDS encoding CBS domain-containing protein, whose translation MEVKDIMAEPLVVDKSDTISHALDIMDKKGTRRLLVKHDDKLLGVLTMRNLTRELGTRKKGSKPASSLHVATAISDNFIKVLPDTKVTDAITLMVKNGGVIVVMENDKILGWVTPNEILKNNVFKGYAGEIMQRDPIVASPADRVSHVRRMMLDNNIGRIPIIEGDKLVGMVTEKDIAKAMRSFRDLVEGGKQDARIKNLIVEDIIKMSVKTVYTNTPTTDAAKMMIEENLGGLPVINLEGQMVGLITRRSIIGGMAQ comes from the coding sequence ATGGAAGTAAAGGATATAATGGCAGAACCACTGGTAGTAGATAAATCAGACACCATTTCCCATGCACTTGATATCATGGATAAGAAAGGTACAAGGCGTCTTCTGGTAAAACACGATGATAAACTGCTTGGCGTACTCACTATGAGAAACCTCACAAGGGAACTCGGAACGCGTAAAAAGGGAAGTAAGCCAGCTTCTTCCCTGCACGTTGCAACAGCAATATCAGATAATTTCATAAAGGTGCTCCCGGATACGAAGGTAACCGATGCTATCACACTGATGGTAAAGAACGGAGGAGTGATAGTTGTCATGGAGAACGACAAGATACTTGGCTGGGTTACTCCAAATGAGATCCTTAAGAACAATGTTTTCAAAGGTTATGCCGGAGAGATAATGCAAAGAGATCCTATCGTGGCCAGTCCGGCAGACCGTGTCAGCCATGTTAGAAGAATGATGCTTGACAACAACATTGGAAGGATCCCTATCATTGAGGGTGACAAGCTTGTTGGAATGGTAACTGAAAAGGACATTGCTAAAGCTATGCGCTCCTTCCGTGACCTTGTCGAAGGCGGTAAACAGGATGCCCGTATAAAGAATCTCATTGTCGAGGATATTATAAAGATGAGTGTAAAGACCGTTTATACCAACACACCGACAACCGATGCAGCTAAGATGATGATCGAAGAGAATCTTGGAGGACTCCCTGTTATCAACCTTGAGGGACAGATGGTAGGACTGATAACAAGAAGAAGCATTATCGGCGGGATGGCTCAGTAA
- a CDS encoding EF-Tu/IF-2/RF-3 family GTPase, translating to MTKITIIGSEKSGKTTLAGKLGKKSNVTDITMYDYAKNDRILTTIDATGYPASVKALVTALNLSDIALLCIPPTGLDPLSAECIIALDLMNYKHGIVVLTKSDTSYAIAQEELQAKLKKITAGTALENWDYISVSTSSFEGMEELKELIFTVGDRVAEELKELDSLRPRIYIDQSFNVTGIGCVVLGVTTQGTINAKDKMIAYPTKKELEIRSIQMHDVDVKSAPAGSRVGLALKGIQSKDIDRGFVVSQEETVATDFTMKCTLSPLAKEFNLGDMLHLYVGLQSAPVKVMEITEGENKVEKASPGKEYILKLSGSKEVAYSKEDRFIFANLDEKQRFIAFGYEQ from the coding sequence ATGACAAAAATTACTATTATCGGAAGTGAGAAAAGCGGTAAGACTACGCTTGCCGGAAAACTTGGAAAGAAAAGCAACGTTACAGACATAACAATGTATGATTACGCCAAGAACGATAGGATACTCACAACCATAGATGCTACAGGCTATCCGGCATCCGTAAAGGCACTGGTTACAGCACTTAACCTTTCTGATATTGCTCTTTTATGTATTCCTCCCACTGGTCTTGACCCTCTATCTGCAGAATGCATCATCGCACTTGATCTGATGAATTATAAACACGGGATCGTTGTTCTCACAAAATCCGATACTTCATATGCTATTGCACAGGAAGAGCTGCAGGCCAAGTTGAAGAAAATCACGGCTGGAACTGCACTTGAGAACTGGGATTACATTTCCGTATCCACCTCTTCTTTTGAAGGCATGGAAGAGTTAAAGGAACTCATATTTACAGTAGGTGACAGGGTAGCTGAAGAACTGAAAGAACTTGACAGCCTGCGTCCACGCATATATATAGACCAGTCCTTCAATGTGACCGGTATCGGATGTGTAGTACTTGGAGTTACGACACAGGGAACCATTAACGCAAAGGACAAGATGATCGCATACCCGACCAAAAAAGAACTGGAGATCAGATCCATACAGATGCATGATGTAGATGTCAAATCTGCCCCTGCAGGTTCCAGAGTAGGACTTGCTCTTAAAGGTATCCAATCAAAGGACATTGACAGGGGATTTGTAGTTTCTCAGGAAGAGACTGTTGCTACTGATTTCACAATGAAATGTACTCTTTCCCCACTGGCAAAGGAATTCAATCTTGGCGATATGTTACATCTTTATGTAGGCCTCCAGTCTGCACCTGTTAAAGTTATGGAAATCACCGAAGGTGAGAATAAAGTTGAGAAGGCAAGTCCGGGAAAAGAATATATCTTAAAACTATCCGGCTCAAAGGAAGTTGCCTACAGCAAAGAGGACAGGTTTATCTTTGCAAATCTTGATGAAAAACAGAGGTTTATTGCTTTTGGCTATGAGCAATAA